In the Lepus europaeus isolate LE1 chromosome 18, mLepTim1.pri, whole genome shotgun sequence genome, one interval contains:
- the MAPT gene encoding microtubule-associated protein tau isoform X11: MAEPRQEFEATEEHAGGYAVLQDQEGDMDTGLKESPLQTPADDGSEEPGSETSDAKSTPTAEAEEAGVGDTPNLEDQAAGHVTQARLVSKGKDGTGSDDKKAKGADGKTGTKIATPRGAAPPGQKGAANATRIPAKTTPSPKTPPGTGESGKSGDRSGYSSPGSPGTPGSRSRTPSLPTPPTREPKKVAVVRTPPKSPSSAKSRLQTAPVPMPDLKNVKSKIGSTENLKHQPGGGKVQIVYKPVDLSKVTSKCGSLGNIHHKPGGGQVEVKSEKLDFKDRVQSKIGSLDNITHVPGGGNKKIETHKLTFRENAKAKTDHGAEIVYKSPVVSGDTSPRHLSNVSSTGSIDMVDSPQLATLADEVSASLAKQGL; this comes from the exons AGTCTCCCCTGCAGACCCCCGCCGATGACGGATCTGAGGAACCAGGCTCTGAGACCTCTGATGCTAAGAGCACTCCGACGGCCGAAG CTGAAGAAGCCGGCGTGGGAGACACCCCCAACCTGGAAGACCAAGCTGCGGGACATGTGACTCAAG CTCGCTTGGTCAGTAAAGGCAAAGATGGGACTGGAAGCGATGACAAAAAAGCAAAG GGGGCTGATGGGAAAACTGGAACGAAGATCGCCACACCCCGGGGAGCTGCCCCTCCAGGCCAGAAAGGCGCAGCCAACGCCACCAGGATTCCCGCGAAAACCACGCCCTCCCCCAAGACCCCGCCGGGCACTG gtgaATCGGGGAAATCTGGGGACCGTAGCGGCTACAGCAGCCCCGGCTCCCCCGGCACCCCTGGCAGCCGCTCCCGCACTCCATCCCTGCCCACCCCGCCCACCCGGGAGCCCAAGAAGGTGGCAGTGGTCCGCACTCCGCCCAAGTCGCCGTCCTCCGCCAAGAGCCGCCTGCAGACGGCGCCTGTGCCCATGCCAGACCTGAAGAACGTCAAGTCCAAGATTGGCTCCACCGAAAATCTGAAGCACCAGCCGGGCGGCGGGAAG GTGCAAATCGTCTACAAACCTGTCGACCTGAGCAAGGTGACCTCCAAGTGTGGCTCACTGGGCAACATCCATCATAAACCAG GAGGTGGCCAGGTGGAGGTGAAATCTGAGAAGCTGGACTTCAAGGATAGAGTCCAGTCGAAGATTGGGTCCCTGGATAACATCACCCACGTCCCTGGTGGAGGAAATAAAAAG aTCGAAACCCACAAGCTGACCTTCCGTGAGAACGCCAAAGCCAAGACGGACCACGGAGCGGAAATCGTGTACAAGTCGCCCGTGGTGTCTGGGGACACGTCTCCACGGCACCTCAGCAACGTGTCCTCCACCGGCAGCATCGACATGGTGGACTCGCCCCAGCTCGCCACGCTAGCCGACGAAGTGTCCGCCTCCCTGGCCAAGCAGGGTTTGTGA
- the MAPT gene encoding microtubule-associated protein tau isoform X1 encodes MAEPRQEFEATEEHAGGYAVLQDQEGDMDTGLKESPLQTPADDGSEEPGSETSDAKSTPTAEDVTAPLVDERAPGEQAAAQPDADIPEGTTAEEAGVGDTPNLEDQAAGHVTQEALRVAGWQREAPERPLGQKQPEASAELVTPLPEQRPVFPEPPPPGGPQELPQEWGPTHGDLAKEGLASLKPASAGSLQKVPEIVKAQERLGGELGLQGGQASDPGPPSLICQDEPALSGAPLLPEGPREAAHQPPGPGPMDTEGSPELLACSEGHQGKERPGGPEEVDEDQDIDESSPQESPPSQVSPGQGGPPPGTLGLPAGGAVPLPVDFLSEVATETQARVPARRSPPPPGLLAAEPEAPPELPLHGEVTACVQHQEQELAHSKPDLEVTALPGGPGEKQEAQGPSLGQDTQEAGLPEPSRKHPAAGLPGRPASRVPKLKARLVSKGKDGTGSDDKKAKPPTPSSANTQRTRPCPSPTRPSPGSSDPLIKPSSPAVCPEPASSPKHVSSVTPRNGSSGTKEMKLKGADGKTGTKIATPRGAAPPGQKGAANATRIPAKTTPSPKTPPGTGESGKSGDRSGYSSPGSPGTPGSRSRTPSLPTPPTREPKKVAVVRTPPKSPSSAKSRLQTAPVPMPDLKNVKSKIGSTENLKHQPGGGKVQIINKKLDLSNVQSKCGSKDNIKHVPGGGSVQIVYKPVDLSKVTSKCGSLGNIHHKPGGGQVEVKSEKLDFKDRVQSKIGSLDNITHVPGGGNKKIETHKLTFRENAKAKTDHGAEIVYKSPVVSGDTSPRHLSNVSSTGSIDMVDSPQLATLADEVSASLAKQGL; translated from the exons AGTCTCCCCTGCAGACCCCCGCCGATGACGGATCTGAGGAACCAGGCTCTGAGACCTCTGATGCTAAGAGCACTCCGACGGCCGAAG ACGTGACAGCGCCCCTAGTGGATGAGCGAGCCCCTGGCGAGCAGGCCGCCGCCCAGCCCGACGCGGACATCCCCGAAGGAACCACAG CTGAAGAAGCCGGCGTGGGAGACACCCCCAACCTGGAAGACCAAGCTGCGGGACATGTGACTCAAG AGGCGCTGAGAGTTGCCGGCTGGCAGAGGGAAGCACCTGAGCGGCCCCTGGGCCAGAAGCAGCCAGAAGCCTCGGCTGAGTTGGTCACACCCCTTCCTGAGCAGCGTCCCGTCTTCCCAGAGCCTCCTCCACCAGGAGGCCCTCAGGAGCTCCCCCAAGAGTGGGGACCAACACATGGGGACCTGGCCAAGGAGGGCCTGGCCTCTCTGAAGCCTGCGTCCGCCGGATCTCTGCAGAAGGTGCCTGAGATCGTCAAGGCCCAGGAACGCCTGGGCGGGGAGCTGGGGCTCCAAGGAGGCCAGGCCTCGGACCCAGGGCCCCCCAGCCTGATCTGCCAGGACGAGCCTGCCCTGTCTGGGGCTCCCCTCCTGCCTGAAGGGCCCAGAGAGGCCGCACACCAGCCCCCGGGGCCAGGACCCATGGACACTGAGGGAAGCCCTGAGCTGCTGGCGTGCTCGGAGGGGCACCAGGGCAAAGAGAGGCCGGGCGGCCCGGAAGAGGTAGATGAGGACCAGGACATCGACGAGTCCTCCCCACAGGAGTCGCCCCCCTCCCAGGTGTCTCCAGGCCAAGGTGGGCCACCCCCCGGGACCCTGGGGCTCCCCGCCGGTGGTGCCGTGCCACTTCCTGTCGACTTCCTCTCCGAAGTCGCCACAGAGACCCAGGCCCGGGTGCCCGCGAGGCGCAGCCCGCCCCCCCCGGGGCTGCTGGCAGCAGAGCCTGAGGCGCCCCCTGAGCTCCCCCTGCATGGGGAGGTCACAGCCTGTGTGCAgcaccaggagcaggagctggcacACTCCAAGCCGGATTTGGAAGTGACTGCACTGCCGGGGGGCCCTGGAGAGAAGCAAGAGGCCCAGGGCCCCTCCTTGGGACAGGATACACAAGAGGCTGGTCTTCCGGAACCATCTAGAAAGCACCCCGCAGCTGGTCTGCCCGGGAGGCCCGCCAGCCGGGTCCCGAAGCTCAAAG CTCGCTTGGTCAGTAAAGGCAAAGATGGGACTGGAAGCGATGACAAAAAAGCAAAG CCACCCACACCTTCCTCTGCTAACACGCAGAGAACTAGGCCCTGCCCTAGCCCCACACGCCCCTCTCCTGGTAGCTCAGACCCTTTGATCAAACCCTCCAGCCCTGCCGTGTGCCCAGAGCCAGCTTCCTCTCCTAAACACGTCTCTTCTGTCACACCCCGAAATGGCAGTTCTGGAACAAAGGAGATGAAGCTCAAG GGGGCTGATGGGAAAACTGGAACGAAGATCGCCACACCCCGGGGAGCTGCCCCTCCAGGCCAGAAAGGCGCAGCCAACGCCACCAGGATTCCCGCGAAAACCACGCCCTCCCCCAAGACCCCGCCGGGCACTG gtgaATCGGGGAAATCTGGGGACCGTAGCGGCTACAGCAGCCCCGGCTCCCCCGGCACCCCTGGCAGCCGCTCCCGCACTCCATCCCTGCCCACCCCGCCCACCCGGGAGCCCAAGAAGGTGGCAGTGGTCCGCACTCCGCCCAAGTCGCCGTCCTCCGCCAAGAGCCGCCTGCAGACGGCGCCTGTGCCCATGCCAGACCTGAAGAACGTCAAGTCCAAGATTGGCTCCACCGAAAATCTGAAGCACCAGCCGGGCGGCGGGAAG GTGCAGATAATTAATAAGAAGCTGGATCTTAGCAACGTCCAGTCCAAGTGTGGCTCAAAGGATAATATCAAACACGTCCCCGGAGGCGGCAGT GTGCAAATCGTCTACAAACCTGTCGACCTGAGCAAGGTGACCTCCAAGTGTGGCTCACTGGGCAACATCCATCATAAACCAG GAGGTGGCCAGGTGGAGGTGAAATCTGAGAAGCTGGACTTCAAGGATAGAGTCCAGTCGAAGATTGGGTCCCTGGATAACATCACCCACGTCCCTGGTGGAGGAAATAAAAAG aTCGAAACCCACAAGCTGACCTTCCGTGAGAACGCCAAAGCCAAGACGGACCACGGAGCGGAAATCGTGTACAAGTCGCCCGTGGTGTCTGGGGACACGTCTCCACGGCACCTCAGCAACGTGTCCTCCACCGGCAGCATCGACATGGTGGACTCGCCCCAGCTCGCCACGCTAGCCGACGAAGTGTCCGCCTCCCTGGCCAAGCAGGGTTTGTGA
- the MAPT gene encoding microtubule-associated protein tau isoform X4 yields MAEPRQEFEATEEHAGGYAVLQDQEGDMDTGLKESPLQTPADDGSEEPGSETSDAKSTPTAEDVTAPLVDERAPGEQAAAQPDADIPEGTTAEEAGVGDTPNLEDQAAGHVTQEALRVAGWQREAPERPLGQKQPEASAELVTPLPEQRPVFPEPPPPGGPQELPQEWGPTHGDLAKEGLASLKPASAGSLQKVPEIVKAQERLGGELGLQGGQASDPGPPSLICQDEPALSGAPLLPEGPREAAHQPPGPGPMDTEGSPELLACSEGHQGKERPGGPEEVDEDQDIDESSPQESPPSQVSPGQGGPPPGTLGLPAGGAVPLPVDFLSEVATETQARVPARRSPPPPGLLAAEPEAPPELPLHGEVTACVQHQEQELAHSKPDLEVTALPGGPGEKQEAQGPSLGQDTQEAGLPEPSRKHPAAGLPGRPASRVPKLKARLVSKGKDGTGSDDKKAKGADGKTGTKIATPRGAAPPGQKGAANATRIPAKTTPSPKTPPGTGESGKSGDRSGYSSPGSPGTPGSRSRTPSLPTPPTREPKKVAVVRTPPKSPSSAKSRLQTAPVPMPDLKNVKSKIGSTENLKHQPGGGKVQIINKKLDLSNVQSKCGSKDNIKHVPGGGSVQIVYKPVDLSKVTSKCGSLGNIHHKPGGGQVEVKSEKLDFKDRVQSKIGSLDNITHVPGGGNKKIETHKLTFRENAKAKTDHGAEIVYKSPVVSGDTSPRHLSNVSSTGSIDMVDSPQLATLADEVSASLAKQGL; encoded by the exons AGTCTCCCCTGCAGACCCCCGCCGATGACGGATCTGAGGAACCAGGCTCTGAGACCTCTGATGCTAAGAGCACTCCGACGGCCGAAG ACGTGACAGCGCCCCTAGTGGATGAGCGAGCCCCTGGCGAGCAGGCCGCCGCCCAGCCCGACGCGGACATCCCCGAAGGAACCACAG CTGAAGAAGCCGGCGTGGGAGACACCCCCAACCTGGAAGACCAAGCTGCGGGACATGTGACTCAAG AGGCGCTGAGAGTTGCCGGCTGGCAGAGGGAAGCACCTGAGCGGCCCCTGGGCCAGAAGCAGCCAGAAGCCTCGGCTGAGTTGGTCACACCCCTTCCTGAGCAGCGTCCCGTCTTCCCAGAGCCTCCTCCACCAGGAGGCCCTCAGGAGCTCCCCCAAGAGTGGGGACCAACACATGGGGACCTGGCCAAGGAGGGCCTGGCCTCTCTGAAGCCTGCGTCCGCCGGATCTCTGCAGAAGGTGCCTGAGATCGTCAAGGCCCAGGAACGCCTGGGCGGGGAGCTGGGGCTCCAAGGAGGCCAGGCCTCGGACCCAGGGCCCCCCAGCCTGATCTGCCAGGACGAGCCTGCCCTGTCTGGGGCTCCCCTCCTGCCTGAAGGGCCCAGAGAGGCCGCACACCAGCCCCCGGGGCCAGGACCCATGGACACTGAGGGAAGCCCTGAGCTGCTGGCGTGCTCGGAGGGGCACCAGGGCAAAGAGAGGCCGGGCGGCCCGGAAGAGGTAGATGAGGACCAGGACATCGACGAGTCCTCCCCACAGGAGTCGCCCCCCTCCCAGGTGTCTCCAGGCCAAGGTGGGCCACCCCCCGGGACCCTGGGGCTCCCCGCCGGTGGTGCCGTGCCACTTCCTGTCGACTTCCTCTCCGAAGTCGCCACAGAGACCCAGGCCCGGGTGCCCGCGAGGCGCAGCCCGCCCCCCCCGGGGCTGCTGGCAGCAGAGCCTGAGGCGCCCCCTGAGCTCCCCCTGCATGGGGAGGTCACAGCCTGTGTGCAgcaccaggagcaggagctggcacACTCCAAGCCGGATTTGGAAGTGACTGCACTGCCGGGGGGCCCTGGAGAGAAGCAAGAGGCCCAGGGCCCCTCCTTGGGACAGGATACACAAGAGGCTGGTCTTCCGGAACCATCTAGAAAGCACCCCGCAGCTGGTCTGCCCGGGAGGCCCGCCAGCCGGGTCCCGAAGCTCAAAG CTCGCTTGGTCAGTAAAGGCAAAGATGGGACTGGAAGCGATGACAAAAAAGCAAAG GGGGCTGATGGGAAAACTGGAACGAAGATCGCCACACCCCGGGGAGCTGCCCCTCCAGGCCAGAAAGGCGCAGCCAACGCCACCAGGATTCCCGCGAAAACCACGCCCTCCCCCAAGACCCCGCCGGGCACTG gtgaATCGGGGAAATCTGGGGACCGTAGCGGCTACAGCAGCCCCGGCTCCCCCGGCACCCCTGGCAGCCGCTCCCGCACTCCATCCCTGCCCACCCCGCCCACCCGGGAGCCCAAGAAGGTGGCAGTGGTCCGCACTCCGCCCAAGTCGCCGTCCTCCGCCAAGAGCCGCCTGCAGACGGCGCCTGTGCCCATGCCAGACCTGAAGAACGTCAAGTCCAAGATTGGCTCCACCGAAAATCTGAAGCACCAGCCGGGCGGCGGGAAG GTGCAGATAATTAATAAGAAGCTGGATCTTAGCAACGTCCAGTCCAAGTGTGGCTCAAAGGATAATATCAAACACGTCCCCGGAGGCGGCAGT GTGCAAATCGTCTACAAACCTGTCGACCTGAGCAAGGTGACCTCCAAGTGTGGCTCACTGGGCAACATCCATCATAAACCAG GAGGTGGCCAGGTGGAGGTGAAATCTGAGAAGCTGGACTTCAAGGATAGAGTCCAGTCGAAGATTGGGTCCCTGGATAACATCACCCACGTCCCTGGTGGAGGAAATAAAAAG aTCGAAACCCACAAGCTGACCTTCCGTGAGAACGCCAAAGCCAAGACGGACCACGGAGCGGAAATCGTGTACAAGTCGCCCGTGGTGTCTGGGGACACGTCTCCACGGCACCTCAGCAACGTGTCCTCCACCGGCAGCATCGACATGGTGGACTCGCCCCAGCTCGCCACGCTAGCCGACGAAGTGTCCGCCTCCCTGGCCAAGCAGGGTTTGTGA
- the MAPT gene encoding microtubule-associated protein tau isoform X14: protein MAEPRQEFEATEEHAGGYAVLQDQEGDMDTGLKESPLQTPADDGSEEPGSETSDAKSTPTAEAEEAGVGDTPNLEDQAAGHVTQEALRVAGWQREAPERPLGQKQPEASAELVTPLPEQRPVFPEPPPPGGPQELPQEWGPTHGDLAKEGLASLKPASAGSLQKVPEIVKAQERLGGELGLQGGQASDPGPPSLICQDEPALSGAPLLPEGPREAAHQPPGPGPMDTEGSPELLACSEGHQGKERPGGPEEVDEDQDIDESSPQESPPSQVSPGQGGPPPGTLGLPAGGAVPLPVDFLSEVATETQARVPARRSPPPPGLLAAEPEAPPELPLHGEVTACVQHQEQELAHSKPDLEVTALPGGPGEKQEAQGPSLGQDTQEAGLPEPSRKHPAAGLPGRPASRVPKLKARLVSKGKDGTGSDDKKAKGADGKTGTKIATPRGAAPPGQKGAANATRIPAKTTPSPKTPPGTGESGKSGDRSGYSSPGSPGTPGSRSRTPSLPTPPTREPKKVAVVRTPPKSPSSAKSRLQTAPVPMPDLKNVKSKIGSTENLKHQPGGGKVQIVYKPVDLSKVTSKCGSLGNIHHKPGGGQVEVKSEKLDFKDRVQSKIGSLDNITHVPGGGNKKIETHKLTFRENAKAKTDHGAEIVYKSPVVSGDTSPRHLSNVSSTGSIDMVDSPQLATLADEVSASLAKQGL, encoded by the exons AGTCTCCCCTGCAGACCCCCGCCGATGACGGATCTGAGGAACCAGGCTCTGAGACCTCTGATGCTAAGAGCACTCCGACGGCCGAAG CTGAAGAAGCCGGCGTGGGAGACACCCCCAACCTGGAAGACCAAGCTGCGGGACATGTGACTCAAG AGGCGCTGAGAGTTGCCGGCTGGCAGAGGGAAGCACCTGAGCGGCCCCTGGGCCAGAAGCAGCCAGAAGCCTCGGCTGAGTTGGTCACACCCCTTCCTGAGCAGCGTCCCGTCTTCCCAGAGCCTCCTCCACCAGGAGGCCCTCAGGAGCTCCCCCAAGAGTGGGGACCAACACATGGGGACCTGGCCAAGGAGGGCCTGGCCTCTCTGAAGCCTGCGTCCGCCGGATCTCTGCAGAAGGTGCCTGAGATCGTCAAGGCCCAGGAACGCCTGGGCGGGGAGCTGGGGCTCCAAGGAGGCCAGGCCTCGGACCCAGGGCCCCCCAGCCTGATCTGCCAGGACGAGCCTGCCCTGTCTGGGGCTCCCCTCCTGCCTGAAGGGCCCAGAGAGGCCGCACACCAGCCCCCGGGGCCAGGACCCATGGACACTGAGGGAAGCCCTGAGCTGCTGGCGTGCTCGGAGGGGCACCAGGGCAAAGAGAGGCCGGGCGGCCCGGAAGAGGTAGATGAGGACCAGGACATCGACGAGTCCTCCCCACAGGAGTCGCCCCCCTCCCAGGTGTCTCCAGGCCAAGGTGGGCCACCCCCCGGGACCCTGGGGCTCCCCGCCGGTGGTGCCGTGCCACTTCCTGTCGACTTCCTCTCCGAAGTCGCCACAGAGACCCAGGCCCGGGTGCCCGCGAGGCGCAGCCCGCCCCCCCCGGGGCTGCTGGCAGCAGAGCCTGAGGCGCCCCCTGAGCTCCCCCTGCATGGGGAGGTCACAGCCTGTGTGCAgcaccaggagcaggagctggcacACTCCAAGCCGGATTTGGAAGTGACTGCACTGCCGGGGGGCCCTGGAGAGAAGCAAGAGGCCCAGGGCCCCTCCTTGGGACAGGATACACAAGAGGCTGGTCTTCCGGAACCATCTAGAAAGCACCCCGCAGCTGGTCTGCCCGGGAGGCCCGCCAGCCGGGTCCCGAAGCTCAAAG CTCGCTTGGTCAGTAAAGGCAAAGATGGGACTGGAAGCGATGACAAAAAAGCAAAG GGGGCTGATGGGAAAACTGGAACGAAGATCGCCACACCCCGGGGAGCTGCCCCTCCAGGCCAGAAAGGCGCAGCCAACGCCACCAGGATTCCCGCGAAAACCACGCCCTCCCCCAAGACCCCGCCGGGCACTG gtgaATCGGGGAAATCTGGGGACCGTAGCGGCTACAGCAGCCCCGGCTCCCCCGGCACCCCTGGCAGCCGCTCCCGCACTCCATCCCTGCCCACCCCGCCCACCCGGGAGCCCAAGAAGGTGGCAGTGGTCCGCACTCCGCCCAAGTCGCCGTCCTCCGCCAAGAGCCGCCTGCAGACGGCGCCTGTGCCCATGCCAGACCTGAAGAACGTCAAGTCCAAGATTGGCTCCACCGAAAATCTGAAGCACCAGCCGGGCGGCGGGAAG GTGCAAATCGTCTACAAACCTGTCGACCTGAGCAAGGTGACCTCCAAGTGTGGCTCACTGGGCAACATCCATCATAAACCAG GAGGTGGCCAGGTGGAGGTGAAATCTGAGAAGCTGGACTTCAAGGATAGAGTCCAGTCGAAGATTGGGTCCCTGGATAACATCACCCACGTCCCTGGTGGAGGAAATAAAAAG aTCGAAACCCACAAGCTGACCTTCCGTGAGAACGCCAAAGCCAAGACGGACCACGGAGCGGAAATCGTGTACAAGTCGCCCGTGGTGTCTGGGGACACGTCTCCACGGCACCTCAGCAACGTGTCCTCCACCGGCAGCATCGACATGGTGGACTCGCCCCAGCTCGCCACGCTAGCCGACGAAGTGTCCGCCTCCCTGGCCAAGCAGGGTTTGTGA
- the MAPT gene encoding microtubule-associated protein tau isoform X3, whose amino-acid sequence MAEPRQEFEATEEHAGGYAVLQDQEGDMDTGLKAEEAGVGDTPNLEDQAAGHVTQEALRVAGWQREAPERPLGQKQPEASAELVTPLPEQRPVFPEPPPPGGPQELPQEWGPTHGDLAKEGLASLKPASAGSLQKVPEIVKAQERLGGELGLQGGQASDPGPPSLICQDEPALSGAPLLPEGPREAAHQPPGPGPMDTEGSPELLACSEGHQGKERPGGPEEVDEDQDIDESSPQESPPSQVSPGQGGPPPGTLGLPAGGAVPLPVDFLSEVATETQARVPARRSPPPPGLLAAEPEAPPELPLHGEVTACVQHQEQELAHSKPDLEVTALPGGPGEKQEAQGPSLGQDTQEAGLPEPSRKHPAAGLPGRPASRVPKLKARLVSKGKDGTGSDDKKAKPPTPSSANTQRTRPCPSPTRPSPGSSDPLIKPSSPAVCPEPASSPKHVSSVTPRNGSSGTKEMKLKGADGKTGTKIATPRGAAPPGQKGAANATRIPAKTTPSPKTPPGTGESGKSGDRSGYSSPGSPGTPGSRSRTPSLPTPPTREPKKVAVVRTPPKSPSSAKSRLQTAPVPMPDLKNVKSKIGSTENLKHQPGGGKVQIINKKLDLSNVQSKCGSKDNIKHVPGGGSVQIVYKPVDLSKVTSKCGSLGNIHHKPGGGQVEVKSEKLDFKDRVQSKIGSLDNITHVPGGGNKKIETHKLTFRENAKAKTDHGAEIVYKSPVVSGDTSPRHLSNVSSTGSIDMVDSPQLATLADEVSASLAKQGL is encoded by the exons CTGAAGAAGCCGGCGTGGGAGACACCCCCAACCTGGAAGACCAAGCTGCGGGACATGTGACTCAAG AGGCGCTGAGAGTTGCCGGCTGGCAGAGGGAAGCACCTGAGCGGCCCCTGGGCCAGAAGCAGCCAGAAGCCTCGGCTGAGTTGGTCACACCCCTTCCTGAGCAGCGTCCCGTCTTCCCAGAGCCTCCTCCACCAGGAGGCCCTCAGGAGCTCCCCCAAGAGTGGGGACCAACACATGGGGACCTGGCCAAGGAGGGCCTGGCCTCTCTGAAGCCTGCGTCCGCCGGATCTCTGCAGAAGGTGCCTGAGATCGTCAAGGCCCAGGAACGCCTGGGCGGGGAGCTGGGGCTCCAAGGAGGCCAGGCCTCGGACCCAGGGCCCCCCAGCCTGATCTGCCAGGACGAGCCTGCCCTGTCTGGGGCTCCCCTCCTGCCTGAAGGGCCCAGAGAGGCCGCACACCAGCCCCCGGGGCCAGGACCCATGGACACTGAGGGAAGCCCTGAGCTGCTGGCGTGCTCGGAGGGGCACCAGGGCAAAGAGAGGCCGGGCGGCCCGGAAGAGGTAGATGAGGACCAGGACATCGACGAGTCCTCCCCACAGGAGTCGCCCCCCTCCCAGGTGTCTCCAGGCCAAGGTGGGCCACCCCCCGGGACCCTGGGGCTCCCCGCCGGTGGTGCCGTGCCACTTCCTGTCGACTTCCTCTCCGAAGTCGCCACAGAGACCCAGGCCCGGGTGCCCGCGAGGCGCAGCCCGCCCCCCCCGGGGCTGCTGGCAGCAGAGCCTGAGGCGCCCCCTGAGCTCCCCCTGCATGGGGAGGTCACAGCCTGTGTGCAgcaccaggagcaggagctggcacACTCCAAGCCGGATTTGGAAGTGACTGCACTGCCGGGGGGCCCTGGAGAGAAGCAAGAGGCCCAGGGCCCCTCCTTGGGACAGGATACACAAGAGGCTGGTCTTCCGGAACCATCTAGAAAGCACCCCGCAGCTGGTCTGCCCGGGAGGCCCGCCAGCCGGGTCCCGAAGCTCAAAG CTCGCTTGGTCAGTAAAGGCAAAGATGGGACTGGAAGCGATGACAAAAAAGCAAAG CCACCCACACCTTCCTCTGCTAACACGCAGAGAACTAGGCCCTGCCCTAGCCCCACACGCCCCTCTCCTGGTAGCTCAGACCCTTTGATCAAACCCTCCAGCCCTGCCGTGTGCCCAGAGCCAGCTTCCTCTCCTAAACACGTCTCTTCTGTCACACCCCGAAATGGCAGTTCTGGAACAAAGGAGATGAAGCTCAAG GGGGCTGATGGGAAAACTGGAACGAAGATCGCCACACCCCGGGGAGCTGCCCCTCCAGGCCAGAAAGGCGCAGCCAACGCCACCAGGATTCCCGCGAAAACCACGCCCTCCCCCAAGACCCCGCCGGGCACTG gtgaATCGGGGAAATCTGGGGACCGTAGCGGCTACAGCAGCCCCGGCTCCCCCGGCACCCCTGGCAGCCGCTCCCGCACTCCATCCCTGCCCACCCCGCCCACCCGGGAGCCCAAGAAGGTGGCAGTGGTCCGCACTCCGCCCAAGTCGCCGTCCTCCGCCAAGAGCCGCCTGCAGACGGCGCCTGTGCCCATGCCAGACCTGAAGAACGTCAAGTCCAAGATTGGCTCCACCGAAAATCTGAAGCACCAGCCGGGCGGCGGGAAG GTGCAGATAATTAATAAGAAGCTGGATCTTAGCAACGTCCAGTCCAAGTGTGGCTCAAAGGATAATATCAAACACGTCCCCGGAGGCGGCAGT GTGCAAATCGTCTACAAACCTGTCGACCTGAGCAAGGTGACCTCCAAGTGTGGCTCACTGGGCAACATCCATCATAAACCAG GAGGTGGCCAGGTGGAGGTGAAATCTGAGAAGCTGGACTTCAAGGATAGAGTCCAGTCGAAGATTGGGTCCCTGGATAACATCACCCACGTCCCTGGTGGAGGAAATAAAAAG aTCGAAACCCACAAGCTGACCTTCCGTGAGAACGCCAAAGCCAAGACGGACCACGGAGCGGAAATCGTGTACAAGTCGCCCGTGGTGTCTGGGGACACGTCTCCACGGCACCTCAGCAACGTGTCCTCCACCGGCAGCATCGACATGGTGGACTCGCCCCAGCTCGCCACGCTAGCCGACGAAGTGTCCGCCTCCCTGGCCAAGCAGGGTTTGTGA